A single genomic interval of Chryseobacterium paludis harbors:
- a CDS encoding ABC-F family ATP-binding cassette domain-containing protein, with amino-acid sequence MLTVSNLSLQFGKRVLFDEVNIMFAKGNCYGIIGANGAGKSTFLKILTGKQDPTTGSVSLEPGKRMSVLEQDHFAYDQYNVLETVLRGNKKLFEIKAEMDALYAKEDFSDEDGIKAGELGVIYDEMGGWNSESDAQTMLSNVGVKDDMHWQMMSELENKDKVKVLLAQALFGNPDVLILDEPTNDLDIDTISWLENFLADYENTVIVVSHDRHFLDTVCTHIGDLDYAKLNLYTGNYSFWYQASQLATRQRAQANKKAEEKKKELQDFIARFSSNVAKAKQATARKKMIDKLNIDDIKPSSRRYPAIIFEMEREAGDQILDVKGLEKTKDGELLFSNIDLNLKKGDKVAVLSKNSLAITEFFEILAGNVEADKGAVAWGVTTNQSHMPLDNTNFFQEDINLVDWLRQFTKNDEERHEEFMRGFLGRMLFSGDEALKSCKVLSGGEKMRCMFSRMMLQKANILLLDEPTNHLDLESITTLNNSLSNFKGNLLLASHDHEMLQTVCNRIIELTPNGIIDREMSYDEYLADKKVKELREKMYS; translated from the coding sequence ATGTTAACAGTATCTAACTTATCTTTACAATTCGGGAAAAGAGTTCTTTTTGACGAAGTAAACATCATGTTTGCTAAAGGAAATTGTTATGGGATTATCGGAGCTAATGGAGCGGGAAAATCAACATTTCTTAAAATATTAACTGGAAAACAAGACCCAACCACAGGAAGTGTATCATTAGAGCCTGGAAAAAGAATGTCTGTTTTAGAGCAGGATCACTTTGCATACGATCAATATAATGTTCTTGAAACAGTACTTAGAGGTAACAAAAAATTATTCGAGATAAAGGCAGAAATGGATGCCTTATACGCAAAAGAAGATTTCTCTGATGAAGATGGTATTAAAGCCGGAGAGCTAGGTGTTATTTATGATGAGATGGGAGGATGGAACTCAGAATCTGATGCACAGACTATGCTTTCCAATGTTGGGGTAAAAGACGATATGCATTGGCAGATGATGAGTGAACTTGAAAACAAGGACAAAGTAAAAGTTCTTTTGGCTCAAGCTCTTTTTGGAAACCCTGATGTATTGATTCTGGATGAACCTACGAATGACCTTGACATTGACACGATCTCTTGGTTGGAAAACTTCCTTGCAGATTATGAAAATACAGTTATTGTTGTATCTCACGACCGTCACTTCCTGGACACAGTTTGTACACATATCGGAGATTTAGATTATGCAAAACTTAATCTTTATACAGGTAACTATTCTTTCTGGTATCAAGCTTCTCAATTGGCAACAAGACAAAGAGCTCAGGCTAATAAGAAGGCCGAAGAAAAGAAAAAGGAACTTCAGGATTTCATCGCAAGATTTAGTTCAAACGTTGCTAAAGCAAAACAAGCAACAGCTAGAAAGAAAATGATCGACAAACTGAACATTGATGATATTAAACCATCTTCAAGAAGGTATCCTGCAATTATTTTCGAGATGGAAAGAGAAGCTGGAGATCAAATTCTAGATGTAAAAGGTCTTGAAAAAACAAAAGACGGAGAATTACTTTTCTCAAATATTGATCTAAACCTTAAGAAAGGAGATAAGGTTGCTGTACTTTCTAAAAACTCTTTGGCCATTACAGAATTCTTCGAAATTTTAGCTGGAAACGTTGAAGCTGATAAAGGAGCAGTTGCTTGGGGAGTTACTACTAATCAGTCGCACATGCCTTTAGATAATACCAATTTCTTTCAAGAGGATATTAATTTAGTTGACTGGTTAAGACAGTTCACTAAAAATGATGAAGAACGTCATGAAGAATTTATGAGAGGATTCTTAGGAAGAATGTTATTCTCAGGAGATGAAGCTTTAAAATCTTGCAAAGTACTTTCAGGAGGTGAAAAAATGAGATGTATGTTCAGTAGAATGATGCTTCAGAAAGCCAACATTTTGTTACTTGATGAACCGACCAACCACTTAGACTTAGAGAGTATTACAACATTGAATAACTCTTTATCTAATTTCAAAGGAAATCTTTTACTGGCATCGCATGACCACGAAATGCTTCAAACGGTCTGTAACAGAATCATCGAATTAACTCCTAACGGAATTATTGACAGAGAAATGAGTTACGACGAATATCTTGCTGATAAAAAAGTAAAAGAATTAAGAGAAAAAATGTATTCTTAA
- the smpB gene encoding SsrA-binding protein SmpB codes for MKIEKTVNILNRRARFEYEIMEETEAGMVLTGTEIKSLRSSKASITESFCQFIDGELYIINMMIDEYKLGTFYNHKTKRERKLLLHKKELQKFEKKLKDAGNTIIPLKLYINDSGKAKVLIALARGKKLFDKREAIKDRENKRTLDRILKKS; via the coding sequence ATGAAGATCGAAAAAACAGTCAACATATTAAATAGAAGAGCGCGTTTCGAATATGAAATCATGGAAGAAACTGAAGCAGGAATGGTTTTAACAGGGACAGAAATAAAATCTTTACGCTCTTCCAAAGCATCTATTACAGAATCGTTCTGTCAGTTTATTGATGGGGAATTATACATCATTAATATGATGATCGATGAGTACAAATTAGGAACTTTTTACAATCATAAGACAAAAAGGGAACGGAAATTGCTCTTGCACAAAAAAGAATTACAAAAATTCGAGAAAAAGTTAAAAGATGCAGGGAACACTATTATACCTCTAAAGTTATATATTAATGATAGTGGAAAAGCAAAGGTGTTAATAGCCTTGGCAAGAGGGAAAAAGCTTTTTGATAAAAGGGAAGCGATAAAAGATAGAGAAAATAAACGAACCCTGGATAGAATATTAAAGAAAAGTTAA
- a CDS encoding M48 family metallopeptidase: MKKIILCVCLIGAVHTFQGQKISLGKITDVATKGAKALTFTNEDAVKLSKESVDWMDKNNAVAGAKDPYTVRLNKLFGKHKSQDGLNLNYKVYKVTDINAFACADGSVRVFSSLMDVMTDDELLAVIGHEIGHVKNQDTKDAIKSAYLKAAALDAASSASSTVATLNDSQVGKMANAFLDASHSKKQESEADAYSYDFMKANKYNVVAEYTAFKKLALLSSGSTQSGFQKMFNSHPDSEKRAQNIKKRAEKDGLWKDPGTVTLPTTKLTK, encoded by the coding sequence ATGAAAAAAATTATTCTATGTGTATGCTTAATTGGAGCAGTACATACATTTCAAGGGCAAAAGATTAGCCTAGGAAAAATTACAGATGTAGCTACTAAAGGAGCAAAAGCATTAACATTTACGAACGAAGATGCTGTGAAATTATCTAAAGAATCAGTTGATTGGATGGATAAGAACAATGCTGTAGCAGGAGCGAAAGATCCATATACAGTTAGGCTGAACAAGCTTTTTGGTAAACATAAATCACAGGACGGACTTAATCTTAATTACAAAGTATATAAAGTAACAGATATAAACGCTTTTGCCTGTGCAGATGGAAGTGTAAGAGTGTTCTCATCTCTGATGGATGTTATGACGGATGACGAATTACTAGCTGTAATAGGTCACGAAATTGGTCACGTAAAGAATCAAGACACAAAAGACGCTATTAAATCTGCTTATTTAAAAGCAGCAGCATTAGATGCTGCATCTTCAGCTTCATCTACTGTCGCTACTCTTAATGACAGTCAGGTAGGTAAGATGGCAAATGCATTCTTAGATGCCTCCCATAGTAAAAAACAGGAATCAGAAGCGGATGCTTACTCTTATGATTTTATGAAAGCGAATAAATACAATGTAGTAGCAGAATATACAGCATTTAAAAAATTAGCGTTACTTTCTTCAGGAAGTACTCAGTCTGGTTTTCAAAAGATGTTCAACTCTCACCCGGATAGTGAAAAAAGAGCTCAGAATATTAAGAAAAGAGCGGAAAAAGATGGTTTATGGAAAGATCCGGGAACCGTTACTTTGCCAACGACAAAACTTACAAAATAG